In Populus nigra chromosome 1, ddPopNigr1.1, whole genome shotgun sequence, one genomic interval encodes:
- the LOC133669617 gene encoding potassium transporter 7-like isoform X1 codes for MAEENGIGGSEINGRFASNDSMELRWVFQDDDDEDDDDSVMDDDNGNDNSRQRHGGRLESDEEDEEDTGEQRLFRTGPLIDSFDVEALEIPSAHRNDNYYEELGVGRRIILAFQTLGVVFGDVGTSPLYTFGVMFTKAPINGEEDVVGALSLVLYTLILIPLLKYVLVVLWANDDGEGGTFALYSLICRHAKVNLLPNQLPSDARISSFRLKVPSPELERSLKIKERLETSVTLKRLLLMLVLAGTSMLIADGVVTPAMSVMSAVGGLKVGVAAIEQEHVVMISVAFLIILFSVQKFGTSKVGLVVGPALFLWFCSLAAIGIYNLVKYDSSVLRAFNPFHIYYFFKRNSTKAWRALGGCLLCATGSEAMFADLCYFSVRSVQLTFVFLVLPCLLLGYLGQAAYLVEHHTENMAELAFFSSVPSGVFWPVFLIANLAALIASRTMTTATFSCIKQSTALGCFPRLKIIHTSRKFMGQIYIPVINWFLLVVCLVFVCSISSITEMGNAYGIAELGVMMMTMILVTIVMLLIWQINIIIVLSFLVIFLGIELAFFSSVLGGMGDGSWIILVFAVVMFLIMLVWNYGSKLKYETEVKQKLSMDLMRELGPNLGTIRAPGIGLLYNELVKGIPAIFGHFLTTLPAIHSMIIFVSVKYVPVPVVPQGERFLFRRVCPKGYHIFRCIARYGYKDARKENQQAFEQLLIESLEKFIRREAQERLLESDGDDDTDYEDDSSSTRVLIAPNGSVYSLGVPLLAEYINTSKPISEASTSEAAKPGMPGDPTGSDAEQSLERELSFVRKAKESGVVYLLGHGNIRARKDSWFIKKLVVNYFYAFLRKNCRRGIANMSVPHSHLMQVGMTYMV; via the exons ATGGCAGAGGAGAATGGCATTGGCGGATCCGAGATAAACGGTAGATTTGCTTCGAATGACTCGATGGAGTTACGGTGGGTGTTCCAAGACGACGAcgatgaggatgatgatgattcaGTGATGGACGACGACAACGGCAACGACAATAGTAGACAGCGGCACGGCGGTAGATTAGAATCTGACGAGGAAGATGAAGAGGACACAGGGGAGCAACGGCTGTTTCGAACTGGCCCCCTCATCGACTCCTTCGATGTGGAAGCCCTGGAGATCCCGAGCGCCCATCGCAACGATAATTACTACGAG GAGTTGGGTGTGGGAAGGAGAATAATACTTGCTTTTCAAACACTGGGAGTTGTATTTGGTGATGTTGGAACCAGTCCTTTGTATACTTTTGGTGTTATGTTTACAAAGGCGCCCATCAATGGAGAAGAAGATGTTGTTGGTGCATTGTCTTTGGTTTTGTACACTTTAATCTTGATTCCACTTCTCAAGTATGTTCTTGTTGTTCTTTGGGCTAATGACGACGGCGAAG GTGGTACTTTTGCTTTGTACTCTTTGATTTGTCGACATGCTAAGGTCAATCTTCTCCCTAATCAGCTTCCTTCCGATGCTCGTATATCTAGCTTCAGGCTTAAGGTGCCCTCCCCAGAACTTGAGAGATCTTTGAAAATCAAGGAGAGACTTGAGACTTCGGTTACTCTCAAAAGATTGCTTCTCATGTTAGTGCTTGCTGGTACCTCTATGTTGATTGCTGATGGGGTTGTTACTCCTGCTATGTCAG TAATGTCAGCTGTTGGTGGTCTGAAGGTTGGAGTAGCTGCAATTGAGCAAG agcatgTGGTGATGATTTCAGTTGcctttcttataattttgttcaGTGTACAGAAGTTTGGGACCAGTAAAGTTGGACTTGTTGTAGGCCCTGCTTTATTCTTGTGGTTTTGTTCTCTTGCAGCCATTGGGATTTATAACCTTGTTAAATATGATAGCAGTGTCTTAAGGGCATTTAATCCCTTTCATATTTATTACTTCTTCAAGCGGAACTCAACTAAGGCCTGGCGTGCACTTGGAGGCTGCTTGCTATGTGCAACAG gatcTGAGGCAATGTTTGCAGATCTGTGCTACTTTTCTGTGAGATCTGTGCAG CTTACCTTTGTATTTCTTGTTTTGCCATGCCTTTTGTTGGGTTATTTGGGCCAAGCTGCATACCTTGTGGAACATCACACTGAAAATATGGCTGAGCTAGCTTTCTTTTCTTCGGTTCCAA GTGGTGTTTTCTGGCCTGTGTTCCTCATTGCTAACTTAGCTGCATTAATTGCTAGTCGGACTATGACTACTGCTACGTTTTCGTGTATAAAACAATCAACAGCACTTGGTTGCTTCCCCCGTCTTAAAATCATTCATACCTCTCGGAAATTCATGGGTCAGATTTATATTCCTGTCATAAACTGGTTTTTGCTGGTAGTTTGCCTGGTGTTTGTCTGCTCTATCTCAAGCATCACTGAGATGGGAAATGCATATG GAATTGCTGAGCTGggggtgatgatgatgacaatGATTTTAGTAACTATTGTTATGCTTCTTATATGGCAGATAAACATCATTATTGTCCTgagttttttggttattttccttggaatagagtTGGCCTTTTTCTCATCAGTTCTAGGGGGCATGGGAGATGGAAGTTGGATAATACTGGTTTTTGCTGTAGTTATGTTTCTTATAATGTTAGTCTGGAACTATGGGAGCAAGCTCAAGTATGAAACTGAAGTTAAGCAAAAGCTTTCCATGGATTTGATGCGTGAATTGGGACCCAATCTTGGAACAATCAGAGCCCCGGGcattggtttgctttataatgaACTGGTGAAAGGAATACCTGCAATTTTTGGCCATTTTCTTACTACGCTCCCAGCTATCCATTCAATGATTATATTTGTGAGTGTAAAGTATGTTCCAGTTCCAGTAGTGCCTCAGGGTGAAAGATTCCTTTTCCGACGAGTCTGCCCAAAAGGCTACCACATATTCCGTTGTATTGCGAG GTATGGCTACAAGGATGCTCGGAAAGAGAATCAGCAGGCATTTGAACAGCTGTTAATTGAGAGCCTTGAGAAGTTCATTCGTCGGGAAGCCCAGGAACGTTTGTTAGAGAGTGATGGGGATGATGATACAGACTATGAGGATGACTCCTCTAGTACAAGAGTCTTAATAGCTCCCAATGGAAGTGTCTACTCACTTGGTGTGCCCCTACTAGCCGAGTACATCAACACAAGCAAGCCCATTTCTGAAGCAAGCACATCTGAGGCGGCAAAGCCAGGGATGCCTGGAGACCCTACAGGTTCTGATGCAGAACAGAGTCTTGAAAGGGAATTGTCTTTTGTTCGCAAGGCTAAAGAATCTGGGGTTGTATATCTTCTTGGGCATGGAAACATTAGGGCAAGGAAGGATTCCTGGTTTATCAAGAAGCTGGTCGTAAACTACTTCTATGCTTTTCTGAGAAAGAACTGTAGAAGAGGGATTGCAAATATGAGTGTACCCCACTCACATCTCATGCAGGTTGGCATGACTTACATGGTTTGA
- the LOC133669617 gene encoding potassium transporter 7-like isoform X2: MAEENGIGGSEINGRFASNDSMELRWVFQDDDDEDDDDSVMDDDNGNDNSRQRHGGRLESDEEDEEDTGEQRLFRTGPLIDSFDVEALEIPSAHRNDNYYEELGVGRRIILAFQTLGVVFGDVGTSPLYTFGVMFTKAPINGEEDVVGALSLVLYTLILIPLLKYVLVVLWANDDGEGGTFALYSLICRHAKVNLLPNQLPSDARISSFRLKVPSPELERSLKIKERLETSVTLKRLLLMLVLAGTSMLIADGVVTPAMSVMSAVGGLKVGVAAIEQAIGIYNLVKYDSSVLRAFNPFHIYYFFKRNSTKAWRALGGCLLCATGSEAMFADLCYFSVRSVQLTFVFLVLPCLLLGYLGQAAYLVEHHTENMAELAFFSSVPSGVFWPVFLIANLAALIASRTMTTATFSCIKQSTALGCFPRLKIIHTSRKFMGQIYIPVINWFLLVVCLVFVCSISSITEMGNAYGIAELGVMMMTMILVTIVMLLIWQINIIIVLSFLVIFLGIELAFFSSVLGGMGDGSWIILVFAVVMFLIMLVWNYGSKLKYETEVKQKLSMDLMRELGPNLGTIRAPGIGLLYNELVKGIPAIFGHFLTTLPAIHSMIIFVSVKYVPVPVVPQGERFLFRRVCPKGYHIFRCIARYGYKDARKENQQAFEQLLIESLEKFIRREAQERLLESDGDDDTDYEDDSSSTRVLIAPNGSVYSLGVPLLAEYINTSKPISEASTSEAAKPGMPGDPTGSDAEQSLERELSFVRKAKESGVVYLLGHGNIRARKDSWFIKKLVVNYFYAFLRKNCRRGIANMSVPHSHLMQVGMTYMV, from the exons ATGGCAGAGGAGAATGGCATTGGCGGATCCGAGATAAACGGTAGATTTGCTTCGAATGACTCGATGGAGTTACGGTGGGTGTTCCAAGACGACGAcgatgaggatgatgatgattcaGTGATGGACGACGACAACGGCAACGACAATAGTAGACAGCGGCACGGCGGTAGATTAGAATCTGACGAGGAAGATGAAGAGGACACAGGGGAGCAACGGCTGTTTCGAACTGGCCCCCTCATCGACTCCTTCGATGTGGAAGCCCTGGAGATCCCGAGCGCCCATCGCAACGATAATTACTACGAG GAGTTGGGTGTGGGAAGGAGAATAATACTTGCTTTTCAAACACTGGGAGTTGTATTTGGTGATGTTGGAACCAGTCCTTTGTATACTTTTGGTGTTATGTTTACAAAGGCGCCCATCAATGGAGAAGAAGATGTTGTTGGTGCATTGTCTTTGGTTTTGTACACTTTAATCTTGATTCCACTTCTCAAGTATGTTCTTGTTGTTCTTTGGGCTAATGACGACGGCGAAG GTGGTACTTTTGCTTTGTACTCTTTGATTTGTCGACATGCTAAGGTCAATCTTCTCCCTAATCAGCTTCCTTCCGATGCTCGTATATCTAGCTTCAGGCTTAAGGTGCCCTCCCCAGAACTTGAGAGATCTTTGAAAATCAAGGAGAGACTTGAGACTTCGGTTACTCTCAAAAGATTGCTTCTCATGTTAGTGCTTGCTGGTACCTCTATGTTGATTGCTGATGGGGTTGTTACTCCTGCTATGTCAG TAATGTCAGCTGTTGGTGGTCTGAAGGTTGGAGTAGCTGCAATTGAGCAAG CCATTGGGATTTATAACCTTGTTAAATATGATAGCAGTGTCTTAAGGGCATTTAATCCCTTTCATATTTATTACTTCTTCAAGCGGAACTCAACTAAGGCCTGGCGTGCACTTGGAGGCTGCTTGCTATGTGCAACAG gatcTGAGGCAATGTTTGCAGATCTGTGCTACTTTTCTGTGAGATCTGTGCAG CTTACCTTTGTATTTCTTGTTTTGCCATGCCTTTTGTTGGGTTATTTGGGCCAAGCTGCATACCTTGTGGAACATCACACTGAAAATATGGCTGAGCTAGCTTTCTTTTCTTCGGTTCCAA GTGGTGTTTTCTGGCCTGTGTTCCTCATTGCTAACTTAGCTGCATTAATTGCTAGTCGGACTATGACTACTGCTACGTTTTCGTGTATAAAACAATCAACAGCACTTGGTTGCTTCCCCCGTCTTAAAATCATTCATACCTCTCGGAAATTCATGGGTCAGATTTATATTCCTGTCATAAACTGGTTTTTGCTGGTAGTTTGCCTGGTGTTTGTCTGCTCTATCTCAAGCATCACTGAGATGGGAAATGCATATG GAATTGCTGAGCTGggggtgatgatgatgacaatGATTTTAGTAACTATTGTTATGCTTCTTATATGGCAGATAAACATCATTATTGTCCTgagttttttggttattttccttggaatagagtTGGCCTTTTTCTCATCAGTTCTAGGGGGCATGGGAGATGGAAGTTGGATAATACTGGTTTTTGCTGTAGTTATGTTTCTTATAATGTTAGTCTGGAACTATGGGAGCAAGCTCAAGTATGAAACTGAAGTTAAGCAAAAGCTTTCCATGGATTTGATGCGTGAATTGGGACCCAATCTTGGAACAATCAGAGCCCCGGGcattggtttgctttataatgaACTGGTGAAAGGAATACCTGCAATTTTTGGCCATTTTCTTACTACGCTCCCAGCTATCCATTCAATGATTATATTTGTGAGTGTAAAGTATGTTCCAGTTCCAGTAGTGCCTCAGGGTGAAAGATTCCTTTTCCGACGAGTCTGCCCAAAAGGCTACCACATATTCCGTTGTATTGCGAG GTATGGCTACAAGGATGCTCGGAAAGAGAATCAGCAGGCATTTGAACAGCTGTTAATTGAGAGCCTTGAGAAGTTCATTCGTCGGGAAGCCCAGGAACGTTTGTTAGAGAGTGATGGGGATGATGATACAGACTATGAGGATGACTCCTCTAGTACAAGAGTCTTAATAGCTCCCAATGGAAGTGTCTACTCACTTGGTGTGCCCCTACTAGCCGAGTACATCAACACAAGCAAGCCCATTTCTGAAGCAAGCACATCTGAGGCGGCAAAGCCAGGGATGCCTGGAGACCCTACAGGTTCTGATGCAGAACAGAGTCTTGAAAGGGAATTGTCTTTTGTTCGCAAGGCTAAAGAATCTGGGGTTGTATATCTTCTTGGGCATGGAAACATTAGGGCAAGGAAGGATTCCTGGTTTATCAAGAAGCTGGTCGTAAACTACTTCTATGCTTTTCTGAGAAAGAACTGTAGAAGAGGGATTGCAAATATGAGTGTACCCCACTCACATCTCATGCAGGTTGGCATGACTTACATGGTTTGA